The Neovison vison isolate M4711 chromosome 5, ASM_NN_V1, whole genome shotgun sequence genome includes a region encoding these proteins:
- the SMG8 gene encoding protein SMG8, with protein MAGPVSLRELLMGASSWTGSESPEGSPTEGGGSVAGGPEPPWREDEICVVGIFGKTALRLNSEKFSLVNTVCDRQVFPLFRHQDPGDTGPGIRTEAGAVGEAGGAGDAGAGTGDSVRGGVAAAEGNRTEPGSQDYSLLQAYYNQESKVLYLLLTSICDNSQLLRACRALQSGEAGGGLSLPHAEAHEFWKHQEKLQCLSLLYLFSVCHILLLVHPTCSFDITYDRVFRALDGLRQKVLPLLKTAIKDCPVGKDWKLNCRPCPPRLLFLFQLNGALKVEPPRSQDPAHPDKPKKHSPKRRLQHALEDQIYRIFRKSRVLTNQSINCLFTVPANQAFVYIVPGSQEEDPVGMLLDQLRSHCTVKDPESLLVPAPLSGPRRYQVMRQHSRQQLSFHIDSSSSSSSGQLVDFTLREFLWQHVELVLSKKGFDDSVGRNPQPSHFELPTYQKWISAASKLYEVAIDGKEEDLGSPTGELTSKILSSIKVLEGFLDIDTKFSENRCQKALPMAHSAYQSNLPHNYTMTVHKNQLAQALRVYSQHARGPAFHKYAMQLHEDCYKFWSNGHQLCEERSLTDQHCVHKFHSLPKSGEKPEADRNPPVLYHNSRARSTGACNCGRKQAPRDDPFDIKAANYDFYQLLEEKCCGKLDHINFPVFEPSTPDPAPAKNESSPAPPDADADKLKEKEPQTQGESTSLSLALSLGQSTDSLGTYPADPQAGGDNPEVHGQGEVKTEKRPNLVDRQASTVEYLPGMLHSNCPKGLLPKFSSWSLVKLGPAKSYNFHTGLDQQGFIPGTNYLMPWDIVIRTRAEDEGDLDTNSWPAPNKAIPGKRSAVVMGRGRRRDDIARAFVGFEYEDSRGRRFMCSGPDKVMKVMGSGPKESALKALNSDMPLYILSSSQGRGLKPHYAQLMRLFVVVPDAPLQIILMPQVQPGPPPCPVFYPEKQEITLPPDGLWVLRFPYAYVTERGPCFPPKENVQLMSYKVLRGVLKAVTQ; from the exons ATGGCGGGTCCTGTCAGCTTGCGAGAGCTTCTAATGGGCGCTTCATCCTGGACCGGCTCTGAAAGTCCGGAGGGATCCCCTACAGAAGGCGGAGGGAGCGTGGCTGGTGGACCGGAGCCTCCTTGGCGAGAGGATGAGATCTGCGTGGTGGGAATCTTCGGCAAGACGGCTCTGCGACTGAATTCCGAGAAGTTCTCACTTGTGAATACGGTTTGCGACCGACAGGTCTTTCCCCTTTTTCGCCACCAAGATCCTGGGGACACGGGGCCTGGAATCAGGACCGAGGCTGGAGCCGTCGGGGAGGCTGGTGGAGCCGGAGACGCTGGGGCTGGGACGGGAGATTCGGTTCGGGGAGGTGTAGCTGCCGCTGAAGGTAACCGAACTGAGCCCGGCTCCCAGGACTACAGCCTTCTGCAGGCCTATTACAATCAGGAAAGCAAAGTTCTTTATCTTCTTCTCACTTCCATCTGTGACAATTCGCAGCTTCTGCGGGCTTGTCGTGCCCTTCAGAGCGGGGAAGCTGGAGGTGGCCTCTCTTTACCTCATGCAGAAGCGCACGAGTTCTGGAAGCATCAAGAGAAGCTGCAGTGTCTCAGTCTCCTTTACCTTTTCTCCGTCTGTCACATCCTGCTTCTGGTCCATCCTACTTGTTCCTTTGACATCACTTACGATAGAGTATTCAGAGCCCTGGATGGACTGAGACAGAAAGTACTGCCCCTTCTCAAAACAGCCATTAAGGATTGTCCAGTTGGCAAAGACTGGAAGCTAAACTGCCGACCTTGCCCACCTAgactccttttcctctttcaacTCAATGGAGCCCTCAAGGTGGAACCCCCTCGGAGCCAAGACCCAGCTCATCCAGACAAGCCCAAGAAGCATTCTCCCAAAAGGAGACTGCAGCATGCCCTGGAGGACCAGATCTATAGAATCTTTAGGAAGAGTCGTGTCTTGACTAATCAGAGTATCAATTGCCTATTTACTGTGCCTGCCAACCAAGCTTTTGTGTACATAGTTCCGGGTAGCCAAGAGGAGGACCCAGTAGGCATGTTGCTGGACCAACTCAGGAGTCATTGTACTGTGAAGGACCCAGAATCTTTGCTGGTGCCTGCACCCCTTTCTGGGCCCAGGCGATACCAGGTGATGAGGCAGCATAGCCGACAGCAGCTATCTTTCCACATTGACAGCAGTAGTTCCAGTTCTTCTGGGCAGTTAGTGGATTTTACCCTTCGGGAATTTCTATGGCAGCATGTGGAGCTAGTCCTAAGCAAGAAAGGTTTTGATGACAGTGTGGGCAGGAACCCACAGCCTTCCCATTTTGAACTTCCCACTTACCAGAAGTGGATCTCAGCAGCTTCAAAACTGTATGAAGTAGCTATTGATGGGAAAGAGGAGGACCTGGGGTCTCCCACTGGGGAGCTAACATCTAAGATTTTAAGCAGTATTAAAGTCTTGGAAGGGTTTTTGGATATTGACACCAAATTCTCAGAAAACCGGTGCCAAAAAGCTTTACCCATGGCCCATAGTGCTTATCAGTCAAATTTGCCTCATAATTACACAATGACTGTCCATAAAAATCAGCTTGCTCAGGCTCTTCGAGTGTATAGTCAACATGCCAGGGGTCCTGCCTTTCACAAATATGCCATGCAGTTACACGAAGACTGCTACAAGTTTTGGAGCAATGGCCATCAGCTCTGTGAGGAGAGGAGTTTAACTGATCAACACTGTGTACACAAATTTCACTCGTTACCTAAATCAG GAGAAAAACCAGAAGCCGATAGGAATCCTCCCGTGCTGTATCACAATAGCCGAGCTCGATCTACTGGTGCCTGTAACTGTGGAAGGAAACAGGCACCTCGAGATGATCCCTTTGATATCAAGGCAGCTAACTATGACTTTTATCAG cttctggaagaaaaatgttgtgGAAAATTGGATCATATCAATTTCCCAGTATTTGAACCAAGTACACCAGATCCTGCTCCTGCCAAAAATGAAtcttctcctgcccctccagATGCAGATGCTgataaacttaaagaaaaagaacctcAAACccaaggagagagcacaagcctgaGTTTAGCTTTGAGTTTAGGCCAGTCCACAGATAGTTTGGGTACTTATCCAGCTGATccacaagcaggaggagataATCCAGAAGTTCATGGTCAAGGAGAAGTAAAAACTGAGAAGAGACCAAATTTAGTTGATAGACAGGCATCCACAGTTGAGTATCTCCCAGGCATGCTACATTCAAATTGTCCTAAAGGTCTCCTACCCAAATTCTCCAGTTGGTCACTGGTTAAACTAGGCCCTGCTAAGTCTTATAACTTTCATACAGGTTTAGACCAACAGGGCTTTATTCCAGGAACAAACTATCTTATGCCTTGGGACATTGTCATCAGGACTAGAGCCGAGGATGAAGGAGACTTAGACACAAATTCTTGGCCTGCTCCAAATAAAGCTATTCCTGGAAAGAGAAGTGCAGTTGTAATGGGAAGAGGAAGACGGAGAGATGACATAGCTCGAGCATTTGTGGGCTTTGAGTATGAAGACTCTAGAGGTCGGAGGTTTATGTGCTCAGGACCTGACAAAGTAATGAAAGTAATGGGAAGTGGGCCAAAGGAGTCCGCTTTAAAAGCCTTGAATAGTGATATGCCCTTATATATTCTGTCATCATCTCAGGGTAGAGGGCTAAAACCACATTATGCTCAACTTATGAGGCTTTTTGTTGTAGTTCCCGATGCTCCTTTGCAGATAATACTAATGCCCCAG GTTCAGCCAGGCCCACCACCGTGTCCAGTATTCTACCCAGAGAAACAAGAAATCACTCTCCCACCAGATGGCCTCTGGGTTTTGAGATTTCCTTACGCCTATGTGACTGAGAGAGGACCTTGTTTCCCTCCTAAGGAAAACGTGCAGTTAATGAGTTACAAGGTGCTCCGTGGAGTTCTTAAAGCAGTAACACAATGA